One genomic window of Biomphalaria glabrata chromosome 9, xgBioGlab47.1, whole genome shotgun sequence includes the following:
- the LOC106061769 gene encoding zinc-binding protein A33-like translates to MSEQELVGQEFILSEQELVGQEFILSEQELSRVSEELQDVRAEHERILDVLRRIRDAYLSLKCPGCKNTFTSKGNHCPKVLGCGHSLCKACVSMYTVKCTCFCPVDNEETLVERKLATCKLIASLLEKMELIFLDANFPKL, encoded by the exons ATGTCAGAGCAAGAACTGGTAGGGCAAGAATTTATTCTGTCAGAGCAAGAACTGGTAGGGCAAGAATTTATTCTGTCAGAGCAAGAACTATCAAGAGTTTCTGAGGAGTTGCAAGATGTACGAGCTGAACACGAAAGAATATTGGATGTATTGAGAAGAATTAGAGAT GCATACCTATCACTTAAGTGCCCAGGATGTAAAAACACTTTCACCTCAAAAGGGAATCATTGTCCTAAAGTATTAGGATGTGGACACAGCCTTTGTAAGGCTTGTGTCTCTATGTATACAGTGAAATGTACCTGCTTCTGTCCTGTAGACAATGAGGAAACCCTTGTAGAGAGAAAACTAGCCACCTGCAAACTTATAGCATCTCTTTTGGAGAAAATGGAACTTATATTTTTGGATG cAAATTTTCCAAAGCTCTAA